Proteins from a genomic interval of Musa acuminata AAA Group cultivar baxijiao chromosome BXJ1-9, Cavendish_Baxijiao_AAA, whole genome shotgun sequence:
- the LOC135593751 gene encoding early nodulin-like protein 9 isoform X1, translating to MAEKKVVNNCKGLLCLGRSILCSAGTQFKVGGSNGWSVPDSNAMSYNQWAEKNRFKISDSLLFVYLPDEDSVLLVDADAYNSCNTSSFVDFFNDGNTVFSFTRSGHFYFISGKKDNCDKNEKLVVVVMADRSNSSSLAPAPLPASASPPPYGWVVEEPTAQPPPPNGASSRVVGMVSTIGAVLGALSYAF from the exons ATGGCTGAAAAGAAGGTAGTAAATAATTGCAAGGGTCTACTGTGTTTAGGCAGGAGCATCCTATGTT CTGCTGGAACTCAGTTTAAGGTAGGAGGCTCAAATGGTTGGAGTGTTCCTGACAGCAATGCCATGTCGTACAACCAATGGGCTGAGAAGAATCGATTTAAAATCAGTGACTCCCTAT TGTTTGTCTATCTTCCTGATGAAGACTCGGTGCTGTTGGTCGATGCCGATGCTTACAATAGCTGCAATACGTCATCTTTCGTCGATTTCTTCAATGATGGCAACACTGTGTTCAGCTTCACTCGCTCCGGCCACTTCTACTTCATCAGTGGAAAGAAAGATAACTGTGACAAGAACGAGAAGCTAGTGGTGGTCGTCATGGCTGATAGGAGCAACAGTTCAAGTTTAGCACCTGCTCCCCTTCCTGCTTCTGCTTCACCTCCACCTTACGGATGGGTGGTGGAGGAACCAACTGCTCAGCCCCCGCCGCCAAATGGGGCATCTTCGAGGGTGGTTGGCATGGTCAGCACAATTGGTGCTGTGCTTGGAGCTTTGTCATATGCTTTCTGA
- the LOC135593749 gene encoding pentatricopeptide repeat-containing protein At1g62910-like, translating into MLPTRSRILLSSFRASLPRLSSPLQTLAPCPRDVPPPDPLADLVRFHLSSGDTDAAVAAIRNSADLGPPPSSPAALNPVFSALSRTGQFASAISLFDSLSWARDAADLVTFNILIHCGCQSRQFDVAHQLLGELRSRGYTPDVVSFNTLIKGLCDEHRVSDAFAVLDEMKQEGILPNSYTYSMLIGLVTRGRSDSEKGLNLIREMLQLGLEPSIVNLNCVLSASCKEVKIDVAKALYGRMSKSGILGDVVSYTCFVNALCKKKMLAEAKTLFSEMQQKGVFPNVFTYNAIIHGLCANWFLKDAVAMIDQMLVNCLRPTISTYTTLMDGLIRAGQVEEALKYLDVMKGHGSGPDKYIYGTLLNGLCHKGRVEEAMKLFRLMESDGLADVAAYNMLIGGFCRVGMMEEAVKLFLEVTENGLECDVIMCTTLIHGFCKNGKVEAAQEMVSHMERNDLKPDAITYMALIEGLCKTENYDAVEQLLDSVEKIGIEPKSVAYKGLVRRLCISGHSDRAVYLLEMMKQRGRQLSPETCKALLDEINGAKKLQNTENLQCQMEEIG; encoded by the coding sequence ATGTTACCAACTCGGAGTAGAATCCTTCTCTCCAGCTTTAGGGCTTCTCTTCCCCGGCTTTCTTCTCCGCTTCAAACCCTCGCCCCCTGCCCGCGGGACGTTCCTCCGCCCGACCCCCTCGCCGACCTCGTACGCTTCCACCTCTCATCCGGCGACACCGACGCCGCCGTCGCCGCCATCCGCAACTCCGCAGACCTCGGGCCCCCTCCCTCCTCCCCCGCTGCCCTCAACCCGGTCTTCTCCGCCCTCTCACGGACCGGCCAGTTCGCATCCGCCATCTCCCTCTTCGACTCCCTCTCCTGGGCGCGCGACGCCGCCGACCTTGTCACCTTCAACATCCTCATCCATTGTGGCTGCCAGTCCCGCCAGTTTGATGTCGCCCACCAGTTGCTCGGTGAATTGCGCTCCCGTGGGTACACCCCCGACGTCGTGTCCTTCAACACTTTGATCAAGGGATTGTGCGACGAGCACAGGGTTTCAGATGCTTTTGCAGTCCTCGATGAGATGAAGCAGGAAGGCATCCTGCCGAACAGCTACACGTACTCGATGCTGATAGGGCTCGTTACACGGGGTCGCTCGGATTCAGAGAAAGGCTTGAACTTGATTCGAGAAATGCTGCAACTTGGATTGGAACCTAGCATAGTGAATCTTAATTGCGTTCTTTCGGCATCCTGTAAGGAGGTCAAGATTGATGTGGCAAAAGCTCTTTATGGTAGGATGAGTAAATCTGGAATTTTGGGAGATGTTGTCTCCTACACCTGTTTTGTCAATGCATTGTGTAAAAAGAAGATGCTGGCTGAAGCAAAAACTCTTTTTTCTGAGATGCAGCAGAAGGGAGTATTTCCAAATGTTTTCACATATAATGCTATTATTCATGGGCTTTGTGCTAATTGGTTTTTGAAAGATGCAGTGGCAATGATCGACCAGATGTTGGTTAATTGTTTGAGGCCAACTATATCCACGTATACAACCCTCATGGATGGGCTCATTAGAGCTGGGCAAGTCGAAGAGGCTTTAAAATATTTGGATGTGATGAAAGGACATGGTTCAGGCCCGGACAAGTACATCTATGGTACTTTGCTCAATGGCTTGTGTCATAAAGGGAGAGTGGAGGAGGCAATGAAACTCTTCCGTCTAATGGAATCTGATGGACTGGCTGATGTTGCTGCTTACAACATGTTGATTGGTGGATTTTGCCGTGTTGGAATGATGGAAGAAGCCGTGAAACTTTTCCTAGAGGTTACTGAAAATGGGTTGGAGTGTGATGTTATCATGTGCACCACCTTGATCCATGGCTTCTGCAAGAATGGAAAAGTTGAAGCTGCACAAGAGATGGTTAGCCATATGGAGAGGAATGATCTCAAGCCTGATGCCATCACATATATGGCATTGATTGAGGGGCTATGCAAAACAGAAAATTATGATGCTGTGGAGCAGCTATTAGACTCTGTGGAAAAGATTGGCATTGAGCCAAAGTCAGTTGCCTATAAAGGTTTAGTACGTCGGTTGTGTATATCAGGGCACTCTGATCGGGCTGTCTATTTGCTAGAAATGATGAAACAAAGAGGACGGCAACTTAGTCCTGAAACTTGTAAGGCACTTTTAGATGAAATCAATGGGGCGAAGAAACTTCAAAATACTGAGAATCTGCAATGCCAAATGGAAGAAATTGGTTAG
- the LOC103999005 gene encoding uncharacterized protein LOC103999005, translating into MARPHKGEEERWSQLHTDVMKLILKHLTIVDHIRIGTVCKSWLSTTSTINFLFDSRAPWLVVSPGHPAPRRWSLCTISNGRRSLCLEIPEEFRSQWCCGSSKGWLTFSYNPPEVLFGSKARLLNPITGDTVDIFPCVHRLVKCIISTSPLAAGCLFITLGSEFFDSYRSVTVHKPGNHTFERLEIDDPMDIMFHRGRLYVLTESAELIVYMFEPCRKASVISVPSLFRKGDHHPGPFQGRLVGSDGDIFIVYYNTDPRSEPQQLRVFKVREGRLWRQVVEVNSLGGRTFFIGGFSEGVSVSNMESSLESELIKSDCVYYRRRVKDNLWRYCMRTGRTFQVAGLEVAGDLLGWFTPKSRTDRA; encoded by the coding sequence ATGGCTCGTCCACACAaaggtgaagaagaaagatggtctCAGCTTCATACGGATGTGATGAAGTTGATCCTCAAGCACCTAACTATAGTCGATCATATTCGTATCGGCACTGTCTGTAAATCTTGGTTGTCAACCACTTCAACCATCAACTTCCTCTTTGATTCTCGTGCTCCATGGTTGGTGGTCTCCCCCGGCCATCCGGCTCCCCGGAGATGGAGCCTTTGCACCATCTCCAATGGACGACGAAGCTTGTGCCTGGAGATCCCCGAGGAGTTCCGAAGCCAGTGGTGTTGCGGGTCATCCAAAGGCTGGTTGACGTTCTCATACAATCCTCCAGAGGTTCTCTTTGGTTCTAAGGCGCGTCTCCTAAACCCAATCACGGGAGATACAGTCGATATTTTTCCATGCGTCCACCGTCTCGTTAAGTGCATCATATCGACATCTCCGCTTGCAGCAGGTTGTCTGTTCATAACGTTGGGTAGCGAATTCTTCGACTCATACAGAAGTGTGACTGTGCATAAACCAGGGAATCATACGTTTGAGAGATTGGAAATAGATGACCCCATGGACATCATGTTTCATCGTGGAAGATTATATGTTCTAACCGAGTCGGCAGAACTCATTGTCTACATGTTCGAACCCTGTCGTAAGGCGTCGGTCATCTCCGTTCCCTCCCTGTTTAGAAAGGGAGATCATCATCCCGGCCCATTCCAAGGTAGGTTGGTGGGGTCCGATGGTGACATCTTCATCGTGTACTACAACACCGACCCGAGATCAGAGCCGCAACAGTTAAGGGTTTTCAAGGTGAGGGAGGGCAGACTATGGCGTCAGGTGGTGGAGGTGAATAGCTTGGGCGGTCGCACCTTCTTCATCGGTGGCTTCTCGGAGGGGGTGTCGGTGTCCAACATGGAATCATCGTTAGAGTCGGAGTTAATAAAGTCAGACTGTGTTTACTATCGAAGGCGTGTTAAAGATAACTTGTGGAGGTATTGCATGCGGACTGGGCGTACATTCCAAGTTGCAGGGTTGGAAGTGGCAGGTGATTTGCTTGGATGGTTCACTCCCAAGTCGAGGACCGATCGAGCTTGA
- the LOC135594146 gene encoding uncharacterized protein LOC135594146 has protein sequence MAPPHKDEEERWSQLQMNVMEMILKHLTIADHIRVGVVCKSWWSTTSTIDFLPDSRAPWLVVSPSSPALRRWSLCPVSNGRRSLGMEMPEEFQSQWCCRSSKGWLTFSHNPPEVFLGSKARLLNPITGATLDISPCSHHIDKSIVSTSPLATDCLFITLGNRFLEPYKSVTVHNLRSHTFKTLEIDDEPMDIMFHHGRLYVLTDSAKIKVYMFKPRHKASVIPIPFLNRGEGDRHSSSFQGRLVGSDGDVFVVYYNTDPRSELQQLKVFKVRKWGLWLRAVKVNSLGVRTFFIGDFSEGVSVSNMKSSLESELIKSNCIYYRRSVKDNLRRYCMQTGRTFQVAGLEVADDLLGWFAPMSRTD, from the coding sequence ATGGCTCCTCCACacaaagatgaagaagaaagatggtctCAACTTCAGATGAATGTGATGGAGATGATCCTAAAGCACCTAACTATAGCCGATCATATCCGTGTTGGCGTTGTCTGTAAATCTTGGTGGTCAACTACTTCAACCATCGACTTCCTCCCTGATTCTCGTGCTCCATGGTTGGTGGTCTCCCCCAGCAGTCCGGCTCTTCGAAGATGGAGCCTTTGCCCCGTCTCCAATGGACGACGAAGCTTAGGCATGGAGATGCCAGAGGAGTTTCAAAGCCAGTGGTGTTGCAGGTCGTCCAAAGGCTGGTTGACGTTCTCACACAATCCTCCAGAAGTTTTCCTTGGTTCTAAGGCTCGTCTCCTAAATCCAATCACGGGAGCTACACTCGATATTTCTCCATGCAGCCACCATATCGATAAGAGCATCGTATCGACATCTCCGCTTGCGACAGATTGTCTCTTCATAACGTTGGGTAATAGATTCTTAGAACCATACAAAAGTGTGACTGTACATAATCTACGATCTCATACGTTCAAGACATTGGAAATAGATGACGAGCCCATGGACATAATGTTTCATCATGGAAGATTGTATGTTCTGACTGACTCGGCAAAAATCAAGGTCTACATGTTCAAACCCCGACACAAGGCGTCGGTCATCCCCATTCCCTTTCTGAATAGAGGAGAGGGAGATCGTCATTCTAGCTCATTCCAGGGTAGGCTGGTGGGGTCCGATGGTGACGTCTTCGTCGTGTACTACAACACCGACCCGAGATCAGAGCTGCAACAGTTAAAGGTTTTCAAGGTCAGGAAGTGGGGACTATGGCTTCGCGCAGTGAAGGTGAATAGCTTGGGCGTTCGTACCTTCTTCATCGGCGACTTCTCGGAGGGGGTGTCGGTATCCAACATGAAATCATCGTTAGAGTCGGAGTTGATAAAGTCAAACTGTATATATTATCGAAGGAGTGTTAAAGATAACTTGAGGAGGTATTGCATGCAGACTGGGCGTACATTCCAAGTCGCGGGGTTGGAAGTGGCAGATGATTTGCTTGGATGGTTTGCTCCCATGTCGAGGACCGATTGA
- the LOC135593751 gene encoding early nodulin-like protein 9 isoform X2, which translates to MSNYVCLILLSFFMLISIAAGTQFKVGGSNGWSVPDSNAMSYNQWAEKNRFKISDSLLFVYLPDEDSVLLVDADAYNSCNTSSFVDFFNDGNTVFSFTRSGHFYFISGKKDNCDKNEKLVVVVMADRSNSSSLAPAPLPASASPPPYGWVVEEPTAQPPPPNGASSRVVGMVSTIGAVLGALSYAF; encoded by the exons ATGTCAAACTACGTGTGCTTAATTCTGCTGTCCTTCTTCATGCTGATATCAATAGCTGCTGGAACTCAGTTTAAGGTAGGAGGCTCAAATGGTTGGAGTGTTCCTGACAGCAATGCCATGTCGTACAACCAATGGGCTGAGAAGAATCGATTTAAAATCAGTGACTCCCTAT TGTTTGTCTATCTTCCTGATGAAGACTCGGTGCTGTTGGTCGATGCCGATGCTTACAATAGCTGCAATACGTCATCTTTCGTCGATTTCTTCAATGATGGCAACACTGTGTTCAGCTTCACTCGCTCCGGCCACTTCTACTTCATCAGTGGAAAGAAAGATAACTGTGACAAGAACGAGAAGCTAGTGGTGGTCGTCATGGCTGATAGGAGCAACAGTTCAAGTTTAGCACCTGCTCCCCTTCCTGCTTCTGCTTCACCTCCACCTTACGGATGGGTGGTGGAGGAACCAACTGCTCAGCCCCCGCCGCCAAATGGGGCATCTTCGAGGGTGGTTGGCATGGTCAGCACAATTGGTGCTGTGCTTGGAGCTTTGTCATATGCTTTCTGA